The DNA region CCCGTGTGTCTCGCGCCGCTTCATATGCCGCGCGCTTTGCTGCGAAAGAGGCCTTTGCCAAGGCTCTGGGCACGGGCTGGGACGAACGTTTTTCGTGGCAGGATTTTTCCATTGGAAACGACGCCGCCGGCAAACCGATCCCGATTTTGAGCGCCCGCATGCAAGCGCGCCTGGCCAACATCAACATTCACGTCAGTCTGACGCATTCCGATCATTACGCTTCTGCTGT from Cytophagia bacterium CHB2 includes:
- the acpS gene encoding holo-[acyl-carrier-protein] synthase, which encodes MICGIGIDLVEVARMETMLARWEQRFLARVFTPEEIAQCEARVSRAASYAARFAAKEAFAKALGTGWDERFSWQDFSIGNDAAGKPIPILSARMQARLANINIHVSLTHSDHYASAVVVFEK